In Pengzhenrongella sicca, a single genomic region encodes these proteins:
- a CDS encoding alpha-glucuronidase, translating into MTALDTVTTEHAAWLPAEALAPIGALRVLVLGSELRADTVRADALAATTRWGGQLLDDLALGADVVLALAADLAGGTEAHHPAVAAALATGRDPLGPEGFAVARVDGVTAVVAGGGSGLLYGWFHLVRTPTALRGSNAPAERHEPAHALRMLDHWDNVSVHPVMGQVERGYAGASLFFCDGKVRGDLSRVARYARLLAAAGVNRVSINNVNVGPDAARLLTADLDDVRRLADVFRPWGIRLHLSVTFAAPISLGGLPTADPLMPEVAQWWATATAAVYAAISDFGGYVVKADSEGQPGPFAYGRNHADGANLLARALAPFGGIVHWRAFVYNHRQDWRDRSTDRARAAFDHFAPLNGQFDENVVLQVKYGPIDFQPREPVSPVIAAMSATRLAVEFQVTQEYTGQQRHVCYLAPLWSEVLGFRPWGQTGSTVSEAADGGVVAVSNVGDDAFWTGHPLAQANLYAFGRLAWAPSSSPTALLDEWIGLTLPQASAGVRRALHSLMDGSWRTYESYTAPLGVGFMVSSTRHHYGPGVDSYEYTPWGTYHFADRDGVGVDRTRATGTGFAGQYPQPWRDVYESLETCPDELVLFFHHVPYGHVLNSGSTVIQHIYDTHFAGVERTDEMLREWAELEGGVPGDLFARVAELLVEQDRSAREWRDQINTYFFRKSGVPDAQGRRIF; encoded by the coding sequence ATGACTGCCCTAGACACCGTCACCACCGAGCACGCCGCCTGGCTCCCTGCCGAGGCCTTGGCCCCGATCGGTGCGTTGCGCGTGCTCGTGCTGGGTAGCGAGCTGCGAGCCGACACCGTGCGCGCCGACGCGCTCGCGGCCACGACGCGGTGGGGCGGCCAGCTGCTCGATGACCTCGCCCTCGGAGCTGACGTCGTCCTGGCGCTGGCGGCAGACCTGGCCGGCGGGACCGAGGCGCACCACCCGGCCGTCGCCGCTGCGCTCGCGACCGGCCGGGACCCGCTCGGCCCTGAGGGCTTCGCCGTGGCGCGCGTGGATGGCGTGACCGCGGTGGTCGCGGGTGGCGGATCCGGCCTCCTGTACGGCTGGTTCCACCTCGTGCGTACCCCCACGGCACTCCGAGGGTCGAACGCGCCAGCCGAGCGCCACGAGCCGGCGCACGCCCTGCGGATGCTCGACCACTGGGACAACGTGAGCGTGCATCCCGTGATGGGCCAGGTGGAGCGCGGCTACGCCGGCGCTTCCCTGTTCTTCTGTGACGGGAAGGTTCGCGGCGACCTCTCCCGAGTCGCCCGGTACGCCCGGCTTCTCGCAGCAGCGGGGGTGAACCGGGTCTCGATCAACAACGTGAACGTCGGCCCCGACGCGGCACGCCTGCTCACCGCGGACCTGGACGATGTGCGCCGCCTCGCCGACGTGTTCCGCCCGTGGGGCATCCGCTTGCATCTGTCCGTGACCTTCGCGGCCCCGATCAGCCTTGGCGGACTGCCCACGGCGGACCCGCTCATGCCGGAGGTTGCGCAGTGGTGGGCCACGGCGACCGCCGCGGTCTACGCGGCCATCAGTGACTTCGGCGGCTATGTGGTCAAGGCCGATTCCGAGGGGCAGCCCGGTCCGTTCGCTTACGGACGCAACCACGCCGACGGCGCCAACCTGCTGGCCCGCGCGCTCGCACCGTTCGGCGGCATCGTGCACTGGCGAGCGTTCGTCTACAACCACCGCCAGGACTGGCGCGACCGGTCGACGGACCGGGCTCGCGCCGCGTTCGACCACTTCGCGCCCCTGAACGGGCAGTTCGACGAGAACGTCGTGCTCCAGGTGAAGTACGGCCCGATCGACTTCCAGCCGCGTGAGCCCGTGTCGCCCGTCATCGCTGCGATGAGCGCTACCAGGCTCGCGGTGGAGTTCCAGGTGACTCAGGAGTACACCGGCCAGCAGCGGCATGTGTGCTACCTGGCGCCGTTGTGGAGCGAGGTGCTCGGATTCCGCCCATGGGGGCAGACCGGGTCAACGGTCTCGGAGGCCGCCGACGGCGGTGTCGTGGCCGTCTCGAACGTCGGCGACGACGCGTTCTGGACTGGGCACCCGCTCGCGCAGGCCAACCTGTATGCGTTCGGGCGGCTGGCGTGGGCCCCATCGTCGTCGCCCACGGCGCTCCTGGACGAATGGATCGGCCTCACTCTTCCGCAGGCGTCCGCGGGGGTGCGCCGCGCGCTGCACAGTCTCATGGACGGGTCATGGCGCACGTACGAGAGCTACACGGCTCCGCTCGGCGTCGGCTTCATGGTGAGCTCGACCCGCCACCACTACGGACCGGGCGTCGACAGCTACGAATACACCCCCTGGGGCACGTACCACTTCGCCGATCGCGACGGCGTCGGCGTTGACCGCACCCGTGCAACGGGAACGGGCTTCGCGGGCCAGTACCCGCAGCCGTGGCGGGACGTCTACGAGTCGCTCGAGACCTGCCCGGACGAGCTCGTGCTGTTCTTCCACCACGTGCCGTACGGCCACGTACTGAACTCGGGGTCGACGGTGATCCAGCACATCTACGACACGCACTTCGCGGGCGTGGAGCGCACGGACGAGATGCTGCGCGAGTGGGCGGAGCTCGAAGGCGGAGTGCCGGGGGACCTGTTCGCCCGGGTCGCCGAGCTGCTCGTCGAGCAGGACCGCAGCGCGCGCGAGTGGCGCGACCAGATCAACACGTACTTCTTCCGGAAGTCGGGGGTGCCGGACGCGCAGGGCCGCAGGATCTTCTGA
- a CDS encoding DUF4118 domain-containing protein, whose protein sequence is MAAVAIVQPRGAVLVGIAAIVPIAVCAGLGAFREDVTAATAALVLVLVVVAAAAAGDRLAGFVAALSCGAWFDFFLTEPYGSFKITDRDDLETAVLLLLVGAAVTEIALWGRRQQARSSRRAGYLDGVFGTADIVAVQQKSPRVLTDHVAHQIVEILAIDACRFEPLGAVDRPSASLEHDGSVLQRGRSVDVDRDGLPTDDRIALEVQRGGVTQGRFLLTSSTRIVRPSLEQRRVVVLLADQVGAALTGVSG, encoded by the coding sequence ATGGCAGCTGTAGCGATCGTCCAGCCTCGTGGTGCAGTGCTCGTCGGCATCGCCGCGATTGTGCCCATCGCGGTGTGCGCCGGGCTCGGAGCGTTCCGGGAAGACGTGACTGCGGCGACGGCCGCGCTCGTGCTGGTGCTCGTGGTGGTCGCCGCGGCGGCCGCTGGCGACCGACTGGCCGGGTTCGTCGCCGCCCTGTCCTGCGGTGCGTGGTTCGACTTCTTCCTCACGGAGCCGTACGGGAGCTTCAAGATCACCGACCGCGACGACCTCGAGACCGCGGTGCTGCTCCTGCTCGTGGGTGCGGCGGTGACCGAGATCGCGCTCTGGGGCCGCCGCCAACAGGCTCGGTCAAGCCGGCGGGCCGGCTACCTTGACGGCGTGTTCGGCACGGCGGACATCGTCGCGGTCCAGCAGAAGTCGCCGAGGGTGCTGACCGATCATGTCGCTCATCAGATCGTCGAGATCCTCGCGATCGACGCGTGCCGCTTCGAACCACTGGGTGCCGTGGATCGGCCGAGCGCGAGCCTGGAGCACGATGGTTCGGTGCTTCAGAGGGGTCGATCCGTCGACGTCGACCGCGACGGCCTACCGACCGACGACCGGATCGCGCTCGAGGTCCAGCGAGGTGGGGTCACGCAGGGCCGGTTCCTGCTCACGTCGTCGACCAGGATCGTCCGACCGTCCCTGGAGCAGCGGCGCGTGGTCGTGCTGCTGGCCGACCAGGTCGGCGCTGCACTCACAGGCGTGAGCGGCTGA
- a CDS encoding DUF4118 domain-containing protein, giving the protein MNLTSAPDAAGGPASDAPARPLVHESSGERARPGRLTVYFGAAPGVGKTYAMLDEAHRRLSRGTDVVVGYVETHGRVGIVAQLEGLETVPRRVITYSDREFTELDVDAVLRRAPRVVMVDELAHTNIPGSRNAKRWQDVHELLDAGIDVVTTVNVQHLESLNDDVEAITGVRQRETVPDHVVRDADQIQLIDLPPTALRRRLAHGNVYRAEQIDASLSSYFRLGNLTALRELALLWLADRVDDALTTYRRDHRIEVPWPARERVVVAVTGGPESETLIRRGARICQRAAGSELLAVHVLATDGLPSARPDAIRRQRLLVESLGGVFHTVIGEDVASAVVDFARGVNATMIVVGVSRRSRWREALSESNGVQVARLAESIDVHLVNHESARAGKGLPARSTAQSGRRNVLGWVLAVVGPAALTGILYLPRNDTGLSTDVLLFLALTVAVALVAGLWPSIVSAMIGFGLLNYFFTPPTGRLTIAEPENLLALVVFVLVAVAVASVVDLAARRTAQAFRARAEASAMAAVSRSVLSGEDTTQAVVSRLRETFNLTAVSLLERNSDRLHWRALATDGTDPALDPEAAQTVVEIDQHRVLALCGHVLPASDRRVLEAFAAQAGVVLEHRRLREQAEHAETLQQADAVRSALLAAVSHDLRTPLATIRAAVDGLVSPDVRLDDEDTEILVGTVSTATARLERLIDNLLDLSRLQTGSVRPVLRATSLDEIVPLATEGFEPGQFDMDVPETLPLVSTDPGLLERVLANIVSNAVRHAPGGMPVRVSASATSRQVELRVIDTGPGLSDELKEHMFEPFQRLGDSSPDGLGLGLAVANGLASAVGAELTAEDTPGGGLTMVLSIPTADLAPS; this is encoded by the coding sequence GTGAACCTCACCTCGGCGCCTGACGCGGCTGGTGGACCGGCGAGCGACGCCCCTGCGCGTCCGCTGGTCCACGAGAGCTCAGGTGAGCGTGCCCGACCGGGGCGGCTGACCGTCTACTTCGGGGCTGCCCCGGGCGTAGGCAAGACGTACGCGATGCTGGATGAGGCGCACCGCCGGCTCTCGCGCGGGACGGACGTCGTCGTCGGCTACGTGGAGACGCATGGACGGGTCGGGATCGTCGCTCAGCTCGAGGGACTTGAGACCGTTCCCCGACGGGTCATCACCTACTCCGATCGTGAGTTCACCGAGCTCGACGTCGACGCCGTCCTGCGGCGTGCGCCGCGGGTGGTGATGGTTGACGAGCTCGCGCACACGAACATCCCGGGCTCGCGGAACGCGAAGCGGTGGCAGGACGTGCACGAGCTGCTCGACGCCGGGATCGACGTCGTCACGACGGTCAACGTGCAGCACCTCGAGTCGTTGAACGACGACGTCGAGGCGATCACGGGCGTCCGCCAGCGCGAAACGGTCCCGGACCATGTGGTTCGGGACGCCGACCAGATCCAGCTCATCGACCTGCCGCCCACGGCGCTGCGCCGGCGGCTCGCGCACGGGAACGTGTACCGCGCCGAGCAGATCGACGCGTCGCTGTCGTCCTACTTCCGGCTCGGCAACCTCACCGCGCTGCGCGAGCTCGCGCTGCTGTGGCTGGCCGACCGGGTCGATGACGCGCTGACGACCTACCGCCGCGACCATCGGATCGAGGTGCCGTGGCCCGCGCGCGAGCGCGTCGTGGTGGCGGTCACCGGCGGACCGGAGAGTGAGACGCTCATCCGCCGCGGGGCGCGCATCTGCCAGCGCGCGGCCGGGTCCGAGCTGCTGGCGGTGCACGTGCTCGCGACTGATGGTCTGCCGAGCGCGCGACCAGACGCGATCCGCAGGCAGCGCCTGCTGGTCGAGTCGCTCGGTGGCGTGTTCCACACCGTGATCGGTGAGGACGTGGCGTCGGCGGTCGTCGACTTCGCGCGAGGGGTGAACGCCACGATGATCGTCGTGGGCGTGTCCCGACGCAGCCGCTGGCGCGAGGCGCTGTCGGAGAGCAACGGGGTCCAGGTCGCGAGGCTGGCCGAGAGCATCGACGTGCACCTGGTCAACCACGAGAGCGCCCGCGCCGGCAAGGGCCTCCCGGCGCGGTCGACGGCGCAGTCGGGCCGAAGAAACGTCCTGGGCTGGGTGCTTGCCGTCGTCGGCCCTGCGGCGCTCACTGGGATCCTGTACCTGCCGCGAAACGACACCGGTCTCTCGACCGATGTCCTGCTGTTCCTCGCGCTGACGGTCGCGGTCGCCCTCGTCGCTGGCCTGTGGCCCTCGATCGTCAGCGCGATGATCGGCTTTGGCTTGCTGAACTACTTCTTCACGCCGCCGACAGGGCGACTGACGATCGCCGAACCCGAGAACCTCCTCGCTCTGGTGGTTTTCGTCCTGGTGGCCGTCGCCGTCGCGTCGGTCGTCGACCTCGCCGCCCGGCGGACCGCCCAGGCGTTCCGCGCCCGGGCCGAGGCGTCGGCCATGGCTGCGGTCTCCCGCTCGGTCCTGTCCGGTGAGGACACGACCCAGGCGGTCGTCTCGCGCCTGCGCGAGACCTTCAACCTCACGGCTGTCTCGCTCCTCGAGCGGAACTCCGACCGACTGCACTGGCGTGCGCTCGCCACCGATGGAACCGACCCCGCGCTCGACCCCGAAGCGGCGCAGACGGTCGTGGAGATAGACCAGCACCGCGTGCTCGCCCTGTGCGGACACGTGCTGCCGGCGAGCGACCGGCGGGTGCTCGAGGCGTTCGCTGCACAGGCCGGCGTGGTGCTGGAGCACCGGCGGCTGCGCGAGCAGGCCGAGCACGCCGAGACGCTTCAGCAGGCCGACGCCGTACGCAGTGCACTGCTCGCCGCCGTCTCGCACGACTTGCGCACGCCGCTCGCGACGATCCGCGCAGCGGTCGACGGCCTTGTCTCCCCCGACGTGCGCCTCGACGACGAGGACACCGAGATCCTGGTCGGCACGGTCAGCACCGCGACCGCCCGGCTCGAGCGCCTCATCGACAACCTCCTCGACCTCTCGCGGCTGCAGACCGGCAGCGTCCGGCCCGTCCTGCGCGCCACTAGCCTCGACGAGATCGTGCCACTCGCGACCGAGGGCTTTGAGCCTGGCCAGTTCGACATGGACGTGCCCGAGACGCTGCCGCTCGTGAGCACCGACCCCGGCCTGCTCGAGCGCGTCCTGGCCAACATCGTCTCGAACGCCGTCCGACACGCACCGGGCGGAATGCCGGTACGAGTGTCGGCGTCGGCGACGTCGCGCCAGGTCGAGCTC
- the kdpF gene encoding K(+)-transporting ATPase subunit F, giving the protein MTGEDWVGLVVTGALLVYLFFALIRADRTR; this is encoded by the coding sequence GTGACCGGCGAGGACTGGGTGGGTCTCGTGGTCACGGGCGCACTCTTGGTGTATCTGTTCTTCGCCCTGATCCGAGCGGACCGCACCCGATGA
- the kdpB gene encoding potassium-transporting ATPase subunit KdpB, with protein sequence MNTTQLDATGPAVDPGAPLAPTQARGVGRQALGPRQLAAALPAAVRKLDPRQLFGSPVMFVVEVGAVGCTVLSVLDPSVFAVSITVWLWATVLFATLAESVAESRGKAQAASLRASQQQTTARRVLAPTSELENTTGLADLPTAEVSSSSLLVGDVVVVVAGETIPGDGDVIEGIASVDESAITGESAPVIRESGGDRSAVTGGTTVLSDRIVVRITAPAGHTFVDRMIALVEGSERQKTPNEIALNVLLASLTIIFLLAVATLQPFAIYSGARQSLIVLVALLVCLIPTTIGALLSAIGIAGMDRLVQRNVLAMSGRAVEAAGDVDVLLLDKTGTITLGNRQAAELLAIDGVDPAALADAAQLSSMADETPEGRSILVLVKEQYGLRARETGELVGATLVPFTARTRMSGLDLPAPTGAAETGVRQIRKGAAAAVAAWVHSTGGKTGPNTALIVDAISTSGGTPLVVAEQYGSAPARVLGVIHLKDVVKAGLTERFAELRAMGIRTVMVTGDNAITARAIAAEAGVDDVLAEATPEDKLALIRREQAGGRLVAMAGDGTNDAPALAQADVGVAMNTGTTAAKEAGNMVDLDSNPTKLIEIVQIGKQLLITRGALTTFSIANDIAKYFAILPAMFVLVFPQLAVLNIMQLASPESAILSAVIFNALIIIALIPLSLRGVHYKPANASVMLRRNLLIYGVGGLIAPFAGIKAIDLLVSLLPGIS encoded by the coding sequence ATGAACACGACCCAGCTGGACGCGACGGGCCCCGCGGTCGACCCCGGCGCCCCACTCGCGCCGACCCAGGCACGCGGCGTTGGGCGCCAGGCACTGGGTCCCCGCCAGCTCGCCGCGGCGTTGCCGGCCGCGGTGCGCAAGCTCGACCCGCGGCAGCTGTTCGGCTCACCCGTCATGTTCGTCGTGGAGGTCGGCGCGGTCGGCTGCACCGTGCTCTCGGTCCTGGACCCGAGCGTGTTCGCCGTCTCCATCACGGTGTGGCTGTGGGCGACCGTTCTGTTCGCGACCCTCGCGGAGTCCGTCGCGGAGAGCAGGGGCAAGGCCCAGGCCGCAAGCCTGCGCGCCTCGCAGCAGCAGACCACCGCGCGGAGAGTGCTCGCCCCGACGTCCGAGCTGGAGAACACGACCGGTCTCGCGGACCTGCCGACGGCGGAGGTGTCCTCCTCCTCACTCCTGGTCGGCGACGTCGTCGTCGTCGTGGCGGGCGAGACCATCCCCGGGGACGGGGACGTGATCGAGGGCATCGCGAGCGTCGACGAGTCGGCGATCACGGGCGAGTCCGCCCCGGTCATCCGCGAGTCCGGCGGCGACCGGTCCGCGGTCACCGGCGGGACCACGGTTCTCTCGGACCGGATCGTCGTACGCATCACGGCCCCCGCAGGGCACACCTTCGTCGACCGGATGATCGCCCTCGTCGAGGGCAGCGAACGGCAGAAGACGCCGAACGAGATCGCCTTGAACGTGCTGCTCGCCTCCTTGACGATCATCTTCCTGCTCGCCGTCGCGACGCTGCAGCCGTTCGCCATCTACTCGGGTGCACGGCAGTCGCTGATCGTGCTCGTCGCGCTGCTCGTGTGCCTGATCCCGACGACGATCGGCGCGCTGCTCTCGGCCATCGGCATCGCCGGGATGGACCGTCTCGTGCAGCGCAACGTGCTCGCGATGTCCGGCCGCGCGGTGGAGGCCGCCGGCGACGTCGACGTGCTGCTGCTCGACAAGACCGGCACCATCACCCTCGGCAACAGGCAGGCCGCCGAGCTGCTCGCGATCGACGGCGTCGACCCCGCCGCGCTCGCCGACGCCGCACAGCTGTCCTCGATGGCCGACGAGACTCCCGAGGGCCGGAGCATCCTCGTCCTCGTCAAGGAGCAGTACGGGCTGCGCGCCCGGGAGACGGGAGAACTCGTCGGCGCGACCCTCGTCCCCTTCACCGCCCGGACCCGGATGAGCGGGCTCGACCTGCCGGCCCCGACCGGAGCCGCCGAGACGGGAGTGCGGCAGATCCGCAAGGGCGCCGCTGCGGCCGTCGCGGCCTGGGTGCACTCCACCGGTGGGAAGACCGGGCCCAACACGGCTCTGATCGTCGACGCGATCAGCACCTCCGGCGGCACCCCGCTGGTCGTCGCCGAGCAGTACGGCTCCGCCCCCGCCCGCGTGCTCGGGGTGATCCACCTCAAGGACGTGGTCAAAGCGGGGTTGACGGAACGGTTCGCCGAGCTGCGCGCGATGGGGATCCGCACCGTGATGGTCACGGGCGACAACGCGATCACCGCACGGGCGATCGCTGCGGAGGCCGGGGTCGACGACGTGCTCGCGGAGGCGACGCCGGAGGACAAGCTCGCGCTGATCCGGCGCGAGCAGGCCGGCGGCCGGCTCGTCGCGATGGCTGGGGACGGGACGAACGACGCGCCCGCCCTCGCCCAGGCCGACGTCGGGGTCGCCATGAACACCGGGACCACAGCGGCGAAGGAGGCCGGCAACATGGTCGACCTCGACTCCAACCCGACCAAGCTCATCGAGATCGTCCAGATCGGCAAGCAACTGCTGATCACTCGCGGGGCGCTCACGACATTCTCCATCGCCAACGACATCGCGAAGTACTTCGCGATCCTGCCGGCGATGTTCGTGCTCGTCTTCCCTCAACTCGCGGTCCTCAACATCATGCAGCTCGCGAGCCCCGAGTCGGCGATCTTGTCCGCCGTCATCTTCAATGCACTGATCATCATCGCGCTCATCCCGCTCTCGCTGCGTGGCGTTCACTACAAGCCCGCCAACGCGTCGGTGATGCTCCGCCGCAACCTGCTCATCTACGGCGTCGGCGGCCTCATCGCGCCGTTCGCCGGTATCAAGGCAATCGACCTGCTCGTCTCCCTCCTCCCCGGGATCAGCTGA
- the kdpA gene encoding potassium-transporting ATPase subunit KdpA: MSASWIAIGQILMLVAALAAVHVPLGNYMARVFTSPNHLRIERVGYRALRVDPDADQRWSTYLLSVLGFSLSSVLLLFGLARLQNHLPLSLGFSAMDPAGAWNTAVSFTTNTNWQWYSGEAAAGHLLQMGGLAVQNFVSAAVGIAVVVALIRGFARSRADGRVGNFWTDLTRAVVRILLPMAFVSAIVLIALGVIQNLSAHTEITTLAGGTQSVLGGPVASQEAIKQLGTNGGGFFNANSAHPFENPTPLSNVFAIFLMLVIPFSLPRTFGVMVGDRRQGWAIFAAMGSLWAGAMALLTWAELSGPGLVPQAVGAAMEGKETRFGEAASALFAASTTSTSTGAVNSMHDSLTAAGGGLAIFNMQLGEITPGGTGSGLYGMLILAIVAVFVGGLMVGRTPEYLGKKIGRHEITLVALYVLTTPAIVLIGTAIAIAVPDGRAGILNAGNHGLSEVLYAFTSAGNNNGSAFAGLTVATPFYNTLLGLAMLAGRFVPIALVLALAGKLATQKSTPPSGGTLPTHQPLFVGLLVAVVLVVVGLTYIPVLSLGPIAEALS, encoded by the coding sequence ATGAGCGCCTCCTGGATCGCCATCGGCCAGATCCTGATGCTGGTCGCGGCGCTGGCAGCAGTCCATGTGCCCCTCGGCAACTACATGGCCCGGGTGTTCACCTCGCCGAACCACCTTCGGATCGAGCGGGTCGGTTACCGCGCGCTGCGGGTCGACCCGGACGCAGACCAGCGGTGGAGCACCTATCTGCTGTCAGTGCTCGGCTTCTCCCTGTCGTCGGTGCTCCTGCTGTTCGGCCTCGCGCGCCTGCAGAACCACCTGCCGCTGTCGCTCGGCTTTTCGGCGATGGACCCGGCAGGGGCGTGGAACACCGCGGTGTCCTTCACGACGAACACCAACTGGCAGTGGTACTCCGGTGAGGCGGCAGCAGGGCACCTGCTCCAGATGGGCGGGCTCGCGGTCCAGAACTTTGTCTCCGCAGCCGTCGGCATCGCCGTCGTCGTCGCCCTGATTCGGGGCTTCGCCCGGTCCCGGGCCGACGGCCGTGTCGGCAACTTCTGGACCGACCTCACCCGGGCCGTCGTGCGGATCCTGCTGCCGATGGCCTTCGTGTCCGCGATCGTGCTCATCGCGTTGGGCGTGATCCAGAACCTGTCTGCCCACACCGAGATCACCACCCTCGCCGGCGGGACCCAGTCGGTGCTCGGCGGCCCGGTCGCCTCGCAGGAAGCCATCAAGCAGCTCGGCACCAACGGTGGCGGCTTCTTCAACGCGAACTCCGCCCACCCGTTCGAGAACCCGACGCCGCTGAGCAACGTGTTCGCGATCTTCCTCATGCTGGTGATCCCGTTCTCGCTGCCCCGGACGTTCGGCGTCATGGTCGGCGACCGGCGCCAGGGCTGGGCGATCTTCGCCGCCATGGGGTCGCTGTGGGCGGGCGCGATGGCGCTGCTGACGTGGGCCGAGCTGTCCGGTCCGGGGCTGGTGCCGCAGGCTGTCGGCGCGGCGATGGAGGGGAAGGAGACCCGCTTCGGCGAGGCTGCCAGCGCATTGTTCGCCGCGTCCACCACCTCGACGTCGACCGGTGCGGTGAACTCGATGCACGACTCGCTGACCGCCGCCGGCGGTGGCCTCGCGATCTTCAACATGCAACTCGGCGAGATCACTCCGGGCGGCACCGGATCCGGCCTGTACGGGATGCTCATCCTCGCGATCGTGGCGGTGTTCGTCGGCGGGCTCATGGTCGGGCGCACCCCGGAGTACCTCGGGAAGAAGATCGGCCGCCACGAGATCACCCTCGTCGCCCTGTACGTGCTGACGACTCCGGCCATCGTTCTGATAGGTACGGCGATCGCGATCGCCGTACCCGACGGCCGGGCGGGCATCCTCAATGCCGGCAACCACGGGTTGTCTGAGGTGCTGTACGCGTTCACGTCGGCGGGCAACAACAACGGCAGCGCGTTCGCCGGGCTCACCGTCGCCACGCCCTTCTACAACACGCTGCTCGGCCTCGCGATGCTCGCGGGCCGGTTCGTGCCGATCGCCCTCGTGCTCGCCCTCGCGGGGAAGCTCGCCACCCAGAAGTCCACTCCGCCCAGCGGCGGGACCCTGCCGACCCACCAGCCGCTGTTCGTCGGCCTGCTCGTCGCCGTGGTCCTCGTCGTCGTCGGCCTGACCTACATCCCTGTCCTATCCCTTGGTCCGATCGCGGAGGCCCTCTCATGA
- the kdpC gene encoding K(+)-transporting ATPase subunit C: MTAATATSSTTEHAHAAPSLGAIVVLFTRQTWAGLRVLLGFTLVLGIAYPLAVTAVGQLVFPWQANGSLLTSTNEHATAPTDADVIGSALIGQTFDGAEWFHSRPSNAGDGYDTLASAGSNLGPNNPDLLATVVERRAAVAAEEGIDPSLVPADALTASASGLDPDVSPAYARLQVARIAAERGLSAADVTALVEATTQSRTLGVLGEPRVNVLRLNLALEAMAQ, translated from the coding sequence ATGACCGCTGCAACAGCCACTTCGTCCACCACCGAACACGCCCACGCCGCGCCCTCCCTCGGGGCGATCGTGGTCCTGTTCACCCGTCAGACCTGGGCCGGGCTCCGGGTCCTGCTCGGCTTCACCCTGGTGCTCGGGATCGCCTACCCGCTCGCGGTGACCGCCGTCGGGCAGCTGGTGTTCCCGTGGCAGGCGAACGGATCGCTCCTGACGTCGACCAATGAGCACGCCACCGCACCCACCGATGCCGACGTGATCGGCTCGGCCCTGATCGGGCAGACCTTCGACGGGGCCGAGTGGTTCCACTCGCGCCCGTCGAATGCCGGGGATGGATACGACACCCTCGCCTCGGCGGGGTCGAACCTCGGCCCCAACAATCCCGACCTGCTCGCCACGGTTGTTGAACGCCGGGCGGCCGTCGCCGCGGAGGAGGGCATCGACCCGTCGCTGGTGCCCGCCGACGCGTTGACCGCCTCGGCGTCGGGCCTCGACCCGGACGTCTCCCCGGCCTACGCGCGGCTGCAAGTTGCGCGGATCGCCGCAGAGCGCGGCCTTTCCGCCGCCGACGTCACCGCCCTCGTCGAAGCGACCACCCAGTCCCGCACGCTCGGGGTCCTCGGCGAGCCACGGGTCAACGTGCTCCGCCTCAACCTCGCGCTGGAGGCAATGGCACAGTGA